The Terracoccus luteus genome includes a region encoding these proteins:
- a CDS encoding signal peptidase I, translating to MAVALVVLTVGAAAAWRLSGGHYAVIVTPSMGEAAPVGTLVLVRAAEVDAVRLGDIVTYRPRNLPDQLVTHRVVSRDDRGHLHVQGDLNGSPDPLPVGQDDLVGVVSACWYGVGWLVRAAPVLVLGWLAIMLLSGRLVRPRWRSTVRVLGTCLLVAVTSLVLRPLVAPVILGVTTSEPAARTATASVVSAGLLPSRVVGADDRYADVRLGETAALPVVSTAPGSPMTVSASAHLRGWWLLAVTLCCLAPLLWTSTVGLAQDGRSTRG from the coding sequence GTGGCCGTCGCCCTCGTCGTCCTCACGGTCGGCGCGGCGGCGGCATGGCGCCTCTCGGGCGGTCACTACGCGGTCATCGTCACGCCCTCCATGGGTGAGGCGGCGCCCGTCGGCACCCTCGTCCTCGTGCGCGCGGCCGAGGTCGACGCGGTCCGGCTGGGGGACATCGTCACCTACCGCCCTCGCAACCTGCCGGACCAGCTGGTGACCCACCGGGTCGTCTCGCGTGACGACCGCGGCCACCTCCACGTCCAGGGCGACCTCAACGGCTCCCCCGACCCGCTTCCCGTCGGTCAGGACGATCTCGTGGGCGTCGTCTCGGCGTGCTGGTACGGCGTGGGTTGGCTCGTGCGTGCTGCGCCGGTGCTGGTCCTGGGCTGGCTGGCGATCATGCTGCTGAGCGGCCGTCTCGTGCGACCCCGGTGGCGCTCGACTGTCCGGGTGCTCGGCACCTGCCTGCTCGTCGCGGTCACGTCCCTCGTGCTGCGACCGCTCGTGGCCCCGGTGATCCTCGGGGTCACGACGTCCGAACCCGCCGCGCGGACGGCGACCGCGAGCGTCGTCTCCGCCGGGCTGCTCCCGAGCCGTGTGGTCGGCGCGGACGACCGGTACGCCGACGTCCGGCTCGGTGAGACGGCGGCCCTGCCGGTCGTGTCCACGGCCCCCGGCTCGCCGATGACGGTGAGCGCGAGCGCCCACCTCAGGGGATGGTGGCTGCTCGCCGTGACGCTCTGCTGCCTCGCCCCACTGCTGTGGACCAGCACGGTGGGTCTGGCGCAGGACGGGCGGTCGACCCGTGGCTGA
- a CDS encoding ATP-binding cassette domain-containing protein translates to MTATSHGTAPDAARDTSGAAGGTREPVLSARGLVKTFGRVIGLDGVDLDLYPGEVLAVIGDNGAGKSTLIKCLTGALVPDSGTLELDGRQVSFRKPQDARDAGIETVYQQLAVIPALDIASNLYLAREELRPGVLGSVFRMLDKKGMRDRASTAVQDLGIQTIQNMGQAVETLSGGQRQAVAVARAAAFGGKVVVLDEPTAALGVKESNMVLQMVKQLRENGLGVILISHNMPHVWDVADRIHIQRLGGRAGVITPQSHSMTDGVGIMTGAMTLPKSA, encoded by the coding sequence ATGACCGCCACCTCGCACGGCACCGCGCCCGACGCCGCCCGCGACACCTCCGGCGCGGCCGGCGGCACCCGGGAACCCGTCCTGTCGGCCCGCGGCCTCGTGAAGACCTTCGGTCGTGTCATCGGCCTCGACGGGGTCGACCTCGACCTCTACCCCGGTGAGGTGCTCGCCGTCATCGGCGACAACGGCGCCGGCAAGTCGACGCTCATCAAGTGCCTCACCGGGGCGCTCGTCCCCGACTCGGGCACCCTCGAGCTCGACGGCCGCCAGGTCAGCTTCCGCAAGCCGCAGGACGCCCGCGACGCCGGTATCGAGACCGTGTACCAGCAGCTCGCCGTCATCCCGGCCCTCGACATCGCGAGCAACCTCTACCTCGCGCGCGAGGAGCTGCGGCCCGGGGTGCTCGGCTCGGTCTTCCGGATGCTCGACAAGAAGGGGATGCGCGACCGGGCCAGCACGGCGGTGCAGGACCTCGGCATCCAGACCATCCAGAACATGGGCCAGGCCGTCGAGACCCTCTCGGGCGGGCAGCGCCAGGCGGTCGCGGTGGCCCGGGCCGCCGCGTTCGGCGGCAAGGTCGTCGTCCTCGACGAGCCGACCGCCGCCCTGGGCGTCAAGGAGTCGAACATGGTGCTGCAGATGGTCAAGCAGCTGCGCGAGAACGGGCTCGGGGTCATCCTCATCAGCCACAACATGCCGCACGTGTGGGACGTCGCCGACCGCATCCACATCCAGCGGCTCGGTGGTCGCGCCGGGGTGATCACGCCCCAGTCGCACTCGATGACCGACGGCGTCGGCATCATGACCGGCGCGATGACGCTCCCGAAGAGCGCCTGA
- a CDS encoding GcvT family protein, with translation MAAPRIVIIGAGIVGTNLADELVARGHTDVTVVEQGPLGMPGGSTSHAPGLVFQTNPSKAMTLFAQYTVEKLLSLTKDGRSCFDQVGGLEVATTPERVAELRRKAGYAASWGVDARLVDTEECLRLYPLLDREQVLGGLHIPTDGLALAARAVQLLIERTTEAGVTYLGSTPVTGIEQADGRVTGVQTPDGVVPADVVVSCAGFWGVEIGAMVGLDVPLLPLAHQYVKTTPVPALAGRTDVPNGATLPILRHQDQDLYYREHGDRYGIGFYGHRPMPVVAADLGRTPDEVDEHHMPSRLDFTADDFAPAWEASQSLLPALREAQVDDGFNGIFSFTPDGGSVVGQSPTVDGFWVAEAVWVTHSAGVARAVAEVLTTGRSQVSLAELDLSRFEDVQTTKAYVSETSQQNFVEIYDILHPHQPKESPRGLRVSPFHARHRELGARFLEGAGWERPYWFEANAPLVEQLPEEWQPVPRDEWASRFYSPIAAAEAWKTRTAVAMYDMTPLKRLEVSGPGAEALLQRLTTGDVSKKPGAVTYTLLLDEAGGIRSDITVARLDDETYQVGANGQLDLVHLTREARHQRQADPSQWVQVRDITGGTCCIGLWGPLARDLVGSICDDDLSNDGLKYFRLKKATIGGVPVTVMRLSYVGELGWEIYTSADLGQRLWDVLWEAGQAHGVVAAGRSAFNALRLEKGYRSWGADMTTEHDPFEAGVGFAVKATKEAFVGKEALEGRSEQTATRRLRCLTVDDGRSVVLGKEPVRVDGEAVGYVTSAAFGYTIGKPIAYAYLPASVQEGDAVEIEYFGDAVKATVTAEPVYDPSMSRLRG, from the coding sequence ATGGCCGCACCACGAATCGTCATCATCGGCGCCGGCATCGTCGGGACCAACCTCGCCGACGAGCTGGTGGCCCGCGGGCACACCGACGTCACCGTCGTCGAGCAGGGACCCCTCGGGATGCCGGGTGGTTCGACTTCGCACGCGCCCGGTCTCGTCTTCCAGACCAACCCGTCGAAGGCGATGACCCTCTTCGCGCAGTACACGGTCGAGAAGCTGCTGTCGCTGACGAAGGACGGGCGCTCGTGCTTCGACCAGGTGGGCGGCCTCGAGGTCGCCACCACCCCCGAGCGCGTCGCCGAGCTGAGGCGCAAGGCCGGCTACGCCGCGTCGTGGGGCGTCGACGCCCGCCTCGTCGACACGGAGGAGTGCCTGCGGCTCTACCCGCTGCTCGACCGCGAGCAGGTGCTCGGCGGCCTGCACATCCCGACCGACGGGCTCGCCCTCGCCGCCCGCGCCGTCCAGCTGCTCATCGAGCGCACGACCGAGGCCGGCGTCACCTACCTCGGCTCGACGCCCGTCACCGGCATCGAGCAGGCCGACGGTCGCGTCACCGGCGTGCAGACGCCCGACGGGGTCGTCCCCGCCGACGTCGTCGTGTCGTGCGCCGGCTTCTGGGGCGTCGAGATCGGCGCCATGGTCGGGCTCGACGTGCCGCTGCTGCCGCTCGCGCACCAGTACGTCAAGACCACTCCCGTGCCCGCGCTCGCCGGGCGCACCGACGTGCCGAACGGGGCGACCCTGCCGATCCTGCGCCACCAGGACCAGGACCTCTACTACCGCGAGCACGGCGACCGCTACGGCATCGGGTTCTACGGCCACCGTCCGATGCCCGTCGTCGCCGCCGACCTCGGTCGCACCCCCGACGAGGTCGACGAGCACCACATGCCCTCGCGGCTCGACTTCACCGCCGACGACTTCGCGCCGGCGTGGGAGGCCTCGCAGTCGCTGCTACCCGCGCTGCGCGAGGCGCAGGTCGACGACGGCTTCAACGGCATCTTCTCGTTCACCCCCGACGGCGGCTCGGTCGTCGGGCAGTCGCCGACGGTCGACGGGTTCTGGGTCGCCGAGGCGGTGTGGGTCACCCACTCCGCCGGCGTCGCCCGCGCGGTCGCCGAGGTGCTGACGACGGGGCGCTCGCAGGTCAGCCTCGCCGAGCTCGACCTTTCCCGCTTCGAGGACGTGCAGACGACCAAGGCCTACGTCAGCGAGACGTCGCAGCAGAACTTCGTCGAGATCTACGACATCCTGCACCCGCACCAGCCGAAGGAGTCGCCGCGCGGGCTGCGCGTCAGCCCCTTCCACGCCCGGCACCGCGAGCTCGGCGCGCGCTTCCTCGAGGGCGCCGGGTGGGAGCGGCCCTACTGGTTCGAGGCCAACGCCCCCCTCGTCGAGCAGCTGCCCGAGGAGTGGCAGCCGGTGCCCCGCGACGAATGGGCCTCGCGCTTCTACTCGCCGATCGCGGCGGCCGAGGCGTGGAAGACCCGCACCGCGGTGGCGATGTACGACATGACCCCGCTCAAGCGGCTCGAGGTCTCGGGGCCCGGAGCCGAGGCGCTGCTCCAGCGGCTGACCACCGGCGACGTCTCGAAGAAGCCCGGGGCCGTGACCTACACGCTCCTGCTCGACGAGGCGGGCGGCATCCGCAGCGACATCACGGTGGCCCGCCTCGACGACGAGACGTACCAGGTCGGCGCCAACGGCCAGCTCGACCTCGTGCACCTCACGCGCGAGGCGCGCCACCAGCGACAGGCCGACCCGTCGCAGTGGGTGCAGGTGCGCGACATCACCGGCGGCACGTGCTGCATCGGGCTCTGGGGGCCGCTCGCCCGCGACCTCGTCGGCTCCATCTGCGACGACGACCTCAGCAACGACGGGCTCAAGTACTTCCGGCTCAAGAAGGCCACCATCGGCGGCGTGCCCGTCACCGTCATGCGGCTGTCGTACGTCGGCGAGCTCGGCTGGGAGATCTACACCTCGGCCGACCTGGGCCAGCGGCTCTGGGACGTGCTGTGGGAGGCGGGTCAGGCGCACGGCGTCGTCGCGGCCGGCCGCTCGGCGTTCAACGCGCTGCGGCTCGAGAAGGGCTACCGGTCGTGGGGCGCCGACATGACGACGGAGCACGACCCCTTCGAGGCGGGGGTCGGCTTTGCGGTCAAGGCGACCAAGGAGGCGTTCGTCGGCAAGGAGGCACTGGAGGGCCGCTCGGAGCAGACCGCCACCCGACGGCTGCGCTGCCTCACCGTCGACGACGGCCGGTCGGTCGTGCTCGGCAAGGAGCCGGTGCGCGTCGACGGCGAGGCGGTCGGCTACGTCACGAGCGCCGCGTTCGGCTACACGATCGGCAAGCCCATCGCCTACGCCTACCTGCCCGCGTCGGTGCAGGAGGGTGACGCCGTCGAGATCGAGTACTTCGGGGATGCCGTCAAGGCGACCGTCACCGCGGAGCCGGTCTACGACCCGTCGATGTCGCGCCTGCGCGGCTGA
- a CDS encoding LacI family DNA-binding transcriptional regulator → MYSRQAIQAPATNEEDNDVITTGGHPVTAAPPGPRAGGVRPPGTARATMKDVAALSGVSLKTVSRVVNDEPGVSPDLRERVRRAASRLDYSHNVQASNLRRSDRRTGTVGALLQDVGNSFSAALLRALEDVSREHATAVLAASLDEEPDRERELARGLVARRVDGLVIMPATERQDYLAHELRSGLPVVFVDREPHGVEADSVTVDNALGGELGARHLLRRGHRRLAFLSDLVSIQTAERRRAGFRRAVSTVAGAEVVERTDLRTAAAAEREVLGLFASGDGPTAVFAGRNEMAVGAARALRSLGLSHRVALVGFDDFPLADLLDPGLTVVRQDAARIGSEVGRLLFQRIQGDAGPPRRIVLEPTLVERGSGEIPPSD, encoded by the coding sequence GTGTACTCACGTCAAGCCATCCAGGCCCCGGCGACCAACGAGGAAGACAACGATGTCATCACGACGGGCGGTCACCCGGTGACCGCCGCACCCCCCGGACCACGCGCCGGCGGTGTCCGGCCCCCCGGCACGGCGCGGGCCACGATGAAGGACGTCGCCGCCCTGTCCGGCGTCAGCCTCAAGACCGTCTCCCGGGTCGTCAACGACGAGCCCGGGGTGTCGCCCGACCTGCGTGAGCGGGTCCGCCGGGCGGCCTCGCGCCTCGACTACAGCCACAACGTGCAGGCCAGCAACCTGCGGCGCAGCGACCGGCGGACCGGCACGGTCGGGGCGTTGCTGCAGGACGTCGGCAACAGCTTCTCGGCCGCCCTGCTGCGTGCGCTCGAGGACGTGTCGCGCGAGCACGCCACCGCCGTCCTGGCGGCGAGCCTCGACGAGGAGCCTGACCGCGAGCGCGAGCTGGCCCGGGGCCTCGTCGCGCGCCGCGTCGACGGGCTCGTCATCATGCCCGCGACCGAGCGGCAGGACTATCTCGCCCACGAGCTGCGCTCGGGGCTCCCCGTCGTCTTCGTCGACCGCGAGCCCCACGGGGTCGAGGCCGACTCGGTCACCGTCGACAACGCCCTGGGCGGCGAGCTCGGTGCGCGGCACCTGCTGCGTCGGGGCCACCGCCGCCTCGCCTTCCTCAGCGACCTCGTCAGCATCCAGACCGCCGAGCGGCGTCGGGCCGGGTTCCGCCGCGCGGTCTCGACGGTCGCGGGCGCCGAGGTGGTCGAGCGCACCGACCTGCGCACCGCCGCGGCCGCCGAGCGCGAGGTGCTCGGCCTCTTCGCGAGCGGCGACGGACCCACGGCGGTCTTCGCCGGCCGCAACGAGATGGCCGTCGGCGCGGCGCGGGCGCTGCGCTCGCTCGGCCTCTCGCACCGCGTCGCCCTCGTCGGGTTCGACGACTTCCCTCTCGCCGACCTGCTCGACCCGGGCCTGACGGTGGTGCGCCAGGACGCCGCGAGAATCGGGTCGGAGGTGGGCCGGCTGCTCTTCCAGCGGATCCAGGGGGATGCCGGGCCGCCCCGGCGCATCGTGCTCGAGCCGACGCTCGTCGAGCGCGGCTCGGGCGAGATCCCGCCCTCGGACTGA
- a CDS encoding ABC transporter permease, which translates to MTAGTSAAAAELARRRHSPLQRVQHLLHGYPFISPLLILVVTAAAFTIVNPRFANPASLSLLIQQTAVVACLAIGQTLIILTAGIDLAVGATVILAMMVMAKISVENGVPAPVALLIGVGLGAAAGLLNGFLVTRINLPPFIVTLGTLSIFTAVALLYSGSKSYQNNVLPDLLNWTSTGFSVGPFRLTVGVVIVVLLYLVMGYVLSQTRWGRHVYAVGDAPEAARLSGIPSKRILLSVYAVAGLIYGIGAWVLIGRAGAASPNAITNANLESITAVVIGGTSLFGGRGRLVGTLIGALIVQSFTVGLSLARVDQQYRILAVGILVIVAVAIDQWIRKVKA; encoded by the coding sequence ATGACCGCTGGCACCTCGGCCGCTGCGGCGGAGCTGGCGCGTCGTCGACACAGCCCGCTTCAGCGCGTGCAGCACCTGCTGCACGGCTACCCCTTCATCAGCCCGCTGCTCATCCTCGTCGTCACGGCAGCGGCCTTCACGATCGTCAACCCGCGGTTCGCGAACCCGGCCAGCCTCTCGCTGCTCATCCAGCAGACGGCGGTCGTCGCCTGTCTCGCCATCGGACAGACGCTCATCATCCTCACGGCCGGCATCGACCTCGCCGTCGGCGCGACGGTCATCCTCGCGATGATGGTCATGGCGAAGATCTCCGTCGAGAACGGGGTGCCGGCCCCGGTGGCGCTGCTCATCGGTGTCGGGCTCGGGGCGGCGGCGGGCCTGCTCAACGGCTTCCTCGTGACCCGCATCAACCTGCCACCGTTCATCGTCACCCTCGGCACGCTGAGCATCTTCACCGCCGTCGCCCTGCTCTACTCGGGCAGCAAGAGCTACCAGAACAACGTGCTCCCCGATCTGCTCAACTGGACCTCGACCGGGTTCTCCGTCGGGCCGTTCCGCCTCACCGTCGGCGTCGTCATCGTCGTCCTGCTCTACCTCGTCATGGGCTACGTCCTCAGCCAGACGCGGTGGGGACGGCACGTGTACGCGGTCGGTGACGCCCCCGAGGCGGCACGCCTCTCGGGCATCCCGAGCAAGCGCATCCTGCTCAGCGTGTACGCCGTCGCCGGGCTCATCTACGGCATCGGTGCCTGGGTCCTCATCGGCCGGGCCGGGGCGGCGAGCCCCAACGCCATCACGAACGCGAACCTCGAGAGCATCACGGCCGTCGTCATCGGGGGCACCAGCCTCTTCGGTGGTCGCGGCCGGCTCGTGGGCACCCTCATCGGGGCGCTCATCGTCCAGTCGTTCACCGTGGGTCTCAGCCTCGCCCGCGTCGACCAGCAGTACCGCATCCTCGCGGTCGGCATCCTCGTCATCGTGGCCGTCGCCATCGACCAGTGGATCAGGAAGGTGAAGGCATGA
- a CDS encoding substrate-binding domain-containing protein, producing MQRSTTVHRSRSVRRALAFVAAGALVLGTAACGGDSGSDTTTPGASGTAGGGSGEAVGVSLITKDSTNPFFVAMQNGAKADAAKQNVDLTVASGAKDGDEQGQIQAIENAISAGDKGILITPNGPGVNDAIKRARDAGLLVIALDTPPDPADTVDITFATDNFKAGELIGQWAEKQLAGKKATIALLDLFNDKIVSVDYNRDQGFLTGMGIDTKDKTKNGDEDKTGTYTGGDYTIACNEPTQGSEDGGRTAMENCLTNSPDINVVYTINEPSAVGAYNALKAAGKEKDAIIVSVDGGCQGVKSVTDGVIGATAQQYPLKMATLGMEAIAKLARTGEKPKVTEGLDFFDTGVALVTDKKADGVESIDSAAASKICWG from the coding sequence ATGCAGCGCAGCACCACTGTCCACCGGTCCCGCTCCGTGCGTCGCGCCCTGGCCTTCGTGGCCGCCGGCGCCCTCGTGCTCGGCACGGCCGCCTGCGGTGGCGACTCCGGGTCCGACACCACCACGCCCGGCGCGAGCGGCACTGCCGGTGGAGGGAGCGGGGAGGCCGTCGGCGTCTCGCTCATCACCAAGGACTCGACCAACCCGTTCTTCGTCGCGATGCAGAACGGCGCCAAGGCCGACGCGGCGAAGCAGAACGTCGACCTCACCGTCGCGTCCGGCGCCAAGGACGGCGACGAGCAGGGTCAGATCCAGGCCATCGAGAACGCGATCTCGGCCGGCGACAAGGGCATCCTCATCACGCCCAACGGCCCGGGCGTCAACGACGCGATCAAGCGGGCCCGCGACGCGGGGCTGCTCGTCATCGCGCTCGACACCCCTCCCGACCCGGCCGACACCGTCGACATCACCTTCGCCACCGACAACTTCAAGGCCGGCGAGCTCATCGGCCAGTGGGCCGAGAAGCAGCTCGCTGGCAAGAAGGCGACGATCGCCCTGCTCGACCTGTTCAACGACAAGATCGTCTCCGTCGACTACAACCGCGACCAGGGCTTCCTGACCGGCATGGGCATCGACACCAAGGACAAGACGAAGAACGGCGACGAGGACAAGACCGGCACGTACACCGGTGGCGACTACACGATCGCGTGCAACGAGCCCACCCAGGGCTCCGAGGACGGTGGCCGCACGGCGATGGAGAACTGCCTCACCAACAGCCCCGACATCAACGTCGTCTACACCATCAACGAGCCCTCCGCGGTCGGCGCCTACAACGCCCTCAAGGCCGCCGGCAAGGAGAAGGACGCGATCATCGTGTCCGTCGACGGTGGTTGCCAGGGCGTCAAGTCGGTGACCGACGGCGTGATCGGCGCGACGGCCCAGCAGTACCCGCTCAAGATGGCGACGCTCGGCATGGAGGCCATCGCCAAGCTGGCCCGCACCGGCGAGAAGCCGAAGGTGACCGAGGGTCTCGACTTCTTCGACACGGGCGTGGCCCTGGTCACCGACAAGAAGGCCGACGGCGTCGAGAGCATCGACTCGGCCGCCGCGTCGAAGATCTGCTGGGGCTGA
- a CDS encoding amino acid ABC transporter permease has protein sequence MDILNTLRETFLDWGAMREALPELLTVGLRNTLLLAICSGVIGTVLGMVLAVCGLSSRRWLRWPARVFTDVFRGLPAAVTILLIGVGLSPVGLQIWGTNPYPLGILALSLIASAYIGEIFRSGIQSVDQGQLEAARALGLSRTSGMRLVVIPQGVRRVLPALVNQFIALIKESSLVYFLGLLASQRDLFRIGQDSAANSGNQSALVLAGLFYLAITVPLTHAVNAIDRRLRDGRRADRGEAPEPTERATPADPLTLTQETR, from the coding sequence ATGGACATCCTCAACACCCTGCGCGAGACGTTCCTCGACTGGGGCGCCATGCGCGAGGCGCTGCCCGAGCTGCTGACCGTCGGGCTGCGCAACACGCTGCTGCTCGCGATCTGCTCGGGCGTCATCGGCACGGTGCTCGGCATGGTGCTCGCCGTGTGCGGGCTCTCGAGCCGGCGCTGGCTGCGGTGGCCTGCTCGAGTGTTCACCGACGTCTTCCGCGGTCTGCCGGCGGCGGTCACCATCCTGCTCATCGGCGTCGGGCTCTCACCCGTCGGCCTGCAGATCTGGGGCACCAACCCCTACCCGCTCGGCATCCTCGCCCTGTCGCTCATCGCCAGCGCGTACATCGGCGAGATCTTCCGGTCCGGCATCCAGAGCGTCGACCAGGGCCAGCTCGAGGCAGCCCGGGCCCTCGGCTTGAGCCGCACCTCGGGCATGCGCCTCGTCGTCATCCCGCAGGGGGTGCGGCGGGTGCTGCCGGCGCTCGTCAACCAGTTCATCGCGCTCATCAAGGAGAGCTCGCTCGTCTACTTCCTCGGGCTGCTCGCCAGCCAGCGTGACCTCTTCCGCATCGGGCAGGACTCCGCCGCCAACAGCGGCAACCAGTCGGCCCTCGTGCTGGCCGGCCTGTTCTACCTCGCCATCACGGTCCCGTTGACCCACGCGGTCAACGCCATCGACCGGCGACTGCGTGACGGTCGTCGCGCCGACCGCGGCGAGGCGCCGGAGCCCACCGAGCGCGCCACCCCCGCCGACCCCCTCACCCTGACGCAGGAGACCCGGTGA
- a CDS encoding amino acid ABC transporter ATP-binding protein, producing MHLAFGANQVLRGIDLHVDAGTTACVIGPSGSGKSTLLRVVNRLIEPDRGDVLLGGRSVLTDDPDRLRQRVGMVFQHFNLFPHKTVLANVTLGLTHLKGLSKGDAEAHALRHLERVGLEHKAGVRPGRLSGGQQQRVAIARALAMEPEVMLFDEATSALDPELVKGVLATMAQLASEGMTMLVVTHEMGFARSVAQQVLFMDEGRVVESGEPGRVFEAPESERLQRFLSQVL from the coding sequence GTGCACCTCGCCTTCGGCGCGAACCAGGTGCTCCGGGGTATCGACCTGCACGTCGACGCCGGCACCACGGCGTGCGTCATCGGGCCCTCGGGCTCGGGCAAGTCGACCCTGCTGCGCGTCGTCAACCGGCTCATCGAGCCCGACCGCGGCGACGTCCTGCTCGGCGGCCGCAGCGTACTGACCGACGACCCCGACCGGCTGCGCCAGCGCGTCGGCATGGTCTTCCAGCACTTCAACCTCTTCCCGCACAAGACCGTGCTGGCCAACGTCACCCTCGGCCTGACCCACCTCAAGGGCCTGTCGAAGGGCGACGCCGAGGCCCACGCCCTGCGCCACCTCGAGCGGGTCGGCCTGGAGCACAAGGCCGGCGTGCGCCCGGGCCGGCTCTCCGGCGGTCAGCAGCAGCGGGTCGCCATCGCCCGGGCGCTGGCGATGGAGCCCGAGGTCATGCTCTTCGACGAGGCCACCTCGGCCCTCGACCCCGAGCTCGTCAAGGGCGTCCTCGCCACCATGGCGCAGCTCGCGTCGGAGGGCATGACGATGCTCGTCGTCACCCACGAGATGGGGTTCGCCCGCTCGGTCGCCCAGCAGGTGCTCTTCATGGACGAGGGCCGCGTCGTCGAGTCCGGTGAGCCCGGCCGGGTCTTCGAGGCCCCGGAGAGCGAGCGCCTGCAGCGGTTCCTGTCGCAGGTGCTCTGA
- a CDS encoding ABC transporter substrate-binding protein, with amino-acid sequence MTLRSRSLALASGAVVALALTACGGGSDAGSGTADATNPYGLQTPGTLRAGTLTDAPPNVYLKDGKFTGFDNDLLTAVAAKLDLKVEFVGTEFSSLLAQVKTRKFDIGSSSVSITEARKKTVDFTNKYDFGFLGLDVPADSAITSFDQLAGKRVAVVQGTVQDDYATRENLDPVRVPDYNAALNQLRAGTADAWITPAEIGEKTAGDSGGKIKAVAKQLDPGGIAYAVAPDNDALREAINTGIDEVVADGTWAKLQKQYYPSREIPADFVPGSGKGASSAAAASSTTAP; translated from the coding sequence ATGACCCTGCGCTCCCGTTCCCTGGCCCTCGCCTCCGGCGCCGTCGTCGCCCTCGCCCTGACCGCCTGCGGCGGCGGGTCCGACGCGGGGTCCGGCACCGCCGACGCCACCAACCCGTACGGCCTGCAGACGCCGGGCACGCTGCGCGCGGGCACGCTCACCGACGCGCCGCCGAACGTCTACCTCAAGGACGGGAAGTTCACCGGCTTCGACAACGACCTGCTCACCGCGGTCGCGGCCAAGCTCGACCTCAAGGTCGAGTTCGTCGGCACCGAGTTCAGCTCGCTGCTCGCCCAGGTCAAGACCCGCAAGTTCGACATCGGGTCGTCGTCGGTGAGCATCACCGAGGCCCGCAAGAAGACGGTCGACTTCACCAACAAGTACGACTTCGGCTTCCTCGGCCTCGACGTGCCGGCCGACTCGGCCATCACCTCGTTCGACCAGCTCGCCGGCAAGCGCGTCGCCGTCGTGCAGGGCACCGTGCAGGACGACTACGCCACCCGCGAGAACCTCGACCCGGTGCGGGTCCCCGACTACAACGCGGCCCTCAACCAGCTGCGCGCCGGCACCGCCGACGCGTGGATCACCCCCGCCGAGATCGGCGAGAAGACCGCCGGCGACTCCGGCGGCAAGATCAAGGCCGTCGCCAAGCAGCTCGACCCCGGCGGCATCGCCTACGCGGTCGCGCCCGACAACGACGCGCTGCGCGAGGCGATCAACACGGGCATCGACGAGGTCGTCGCCGACGGCACGTGGGCGAAGCTGCAGAAGCAGTACTACCCGAGCCGTGAGATCCCCGCCGACTTCGTCCCCGGCAGCGGCAAGGGCGCCTCCTCCGCGGCCGCGGCGTCCTCGACGACCGCGCCCTGA
- a CDS encoding LamG domain-containing protein, which translates to MAERFAPAPRTRRRPRAIVVACASAAVALGALTQSTPLSTAAFSASVRNSTNTIGTAASFTTATCAGVYRASAPAIWYRLDELTGTAATDSSTAGTRTGTYQGSPTKGVPTACPRDTGYAVTFNGSTDYVSYTTALSTPLTYSAELWFRTTTNRGGLLVGFGASPTGLSTDVDRILYLTNSGQVVFGVNTALKNAITSPGTYRDGAWHHVMATAGLNGLRLYVDGTQVASSALTLSVTFTGAMRVGFDNLAGWPSAPTSNFLAATLDEVAVYNKTLTAADAAAHYSAGQP; encoded by the coding sequence GTGGCTGAGCGTTTCGCGCCGGCGCCCCGCACCCGTCGGCGGCCACGCGCCATCGTCGTCGCGTGCGCGTCGGCGGCGGTGGCCCTGGGTGCACTGACCCAGTCGACCCCGCTGTCGACCGCTGCCTTCTCGGCCTCGGTCCGCAACAGCACCAACACGATCGGCACCGCGGCCTCGTTCACCACCGCCACCTGCGCCGGTGTCTACCGCGCCTCGGCCCCGGCCATCTGGTACCGCCTCGACGAGCTCACCGGCACGGCCGCCACCGACTCGTCGACCGCCGGCACCCGCACCGGGACCTACCAGGGCAGCCCCACGAAGGGGGTTCCGACCGCGTGCCCTCGCGACACCGGGTACGCGGTCACGTTCAACGGCAGCACCGACTACGTCAGCTACACGACCGCTCTCTCCACGCCGCTGACCTACAGCGCCGAGCTGTGGTTCCGGACCACGACGAACCGTGGTGGTCTGCTCGTCGGCTTCGGGGCGTCACCCACGGGGCTGTCGACCGACGTCGACCGCATCCTGTACCTGACCAACTCGGGCCAGGTCGTCTTCGGGGTCAACACTGCGCTCAAGAATGCGATCACCAGCCCGGGCACCTACCGCGACGGCGCATGGCACCACGTCATGGCCACCGCCGGCCTGAACGGGCTCCGCCTCTACGTCGACGGCACCCAGGTGGCGTCGTCGGCCCTCACCCTCAGCGTGACCTTCACCGGCGCGATGCGCGTCGGCTTCGACAACCTGGCCGGGTGGCCGTCCGCGCCGACGAGCAACTTCCTCGCCGCCACTCTCGACGAGGTGGCCGTCTACAACAAGACGCTGACGGCGGCCGACGCCGCGGCGCACTACTCAGCCGGGCAACCCTGA